The stretch of DNA acctgtgactGCTGCAGTGGAGGCGTTGGGTCCTAACCACtcgacagccagggaattcctgtaAAATTCCTGTAAGTTTTGATCTtatcctaaaatatattttattacaaaggACTGTAAACAAAACGCAGATAATCCCAGACTCGAGAGATAACTACCCTAACACTGACATCCTTCACTAAATGCAGTGTTAGAAGGAGAGCTGAAGCCTTCCTCTTCCAGGAAGGGTGAGTGGTCCTTCACTGCTTCAGCCTTCATCCCTACTTCAGTCACGAAGGTATCAGAAAGGTTTCTTTTTCAGCCCAAAGACGCTGATGAATAATGTTATTTCGGTGACAGCTGGGAGGGCACTGAGGAAGGTAGGTGATGGGTTCAGAGTTCCTTCTAATAAAAATACCCAGATCCCCAAGCCAGcgatcccaccccccaccccctaagTGCAGgagtgacagtgaagtcactcagtcgtgtctgactctttgctcagttcatgggattttccaggcaagaacactggagtgggttgccatttccttctccaggggatcttctcaacccagggatcgaacctaggtctcccacattgtaggcagatgctttaccgtctgagccaccagggaagttttaggAGTGTAGGAGGGGAGGACTTCAAAAAGACTCGGGAATGTTGAGTGGATCTGGTATCTTACACATGGAGTAAAGGGCTGGATAGGAGAAATCTTCAGATTTAAAGTAAAcctcccttccccatcctcaAACATTAGGTGCTACCATACCTGCAAAAGACAAAAATGTACCAATATGTGGTGCACTCCCAACGCTCAAATATGAAGAAGGACAGGGCCACAGATGCACCACAGTGAGCCCCGATGGCTTGGGAATACACCAGAGTCAAGGAAAGCCTTTGGATCAACAGGTAGTGATGAGCCAGAAAAGGCCGGTGATGGGCCTGGCATCTGCAttcacaatcagctcctggtgaGTAAGGCATCTCTCACTCCCTTTACCACACTGCAAAGGCCAGAGCCAGAAGCCCAGACTTTTGGGTTTTAGGATGGCCATGTGTAGAGGCCAGAGCTGAGCCTGCCCTGCTGGGAAACCAAGCTACCTCCATCCCGTATCTAGTTTGGACCCTTCAGGTGAAGTAGTAGACTCCCAATCTACTCCAAGCACACAGAAATGCTCACAGGGACACAATACACTGCTGGGATCACTTTCCAGCACCCTGGTGTTGAGAGCCTTCCCTGATCCATCTTCCTCACTTCCTTTGTCTCTTCTGCCTTCCCAAAGTGCTTTGTATCTTTACATCTGATGGCACCCATGCTTATCACACTGAATTACAGATGTCTGTGCGTCTCCCTCTTCCTCAAGATAGAAAACTGTGTTGTACTCCCATCTTGAGATCTCCAGTGCCTGGTGAGTGGCAGGAGCTCAAAAAGTGATCCGAGATTGTATTAAATCTTCCACATTGCCTAACATCTCTCCACAGGAGGGATTCTGTTTGCCTGCTAGAGCAAACACCATTGTGCCAGAAAGGCCTGGTTAAGTGGCTGAAGGGCGTTATGGTGGACAAGGGCCGAGGAGGAAAGGAGTACACGTAGAAAGGATACAGATGAGGCTCTGGGTGCTGTTGAACATGGAAACTCCTAAGAAGAAACCAGCCAGCTCCACTGCAAAGAGGGCCAGGGTAACAGAGAGCGCTGCCACCAGCCTgcagaaaagaaggaagtggCTCAGGCCTTCTGGACTTTTTCTAAGACTCCTTCACTCCCACTACTGCCTAATTCTGTCCACCCTGTCCCACATGCTCACTGAATGTCCTGCTTCTCATACTCCTCAGGGGTGAATTTGAGAGGCAGGCAGGCCTGGATGTTGCTGTCCTAGGGAGCAgggcagaaaaaaagagaagttgaaAGAGGGTCTGGCGGCGGGATATGGGAGGACTCCACCGTGTAAGGCTCCGGGGGagaaagggtggggtggggctgggaccaCCCCAAATTGGAAGGAGGAACGAGAAGAGAGCCATGGGTCTTACCCTGGACCAGAATAAGGTGATGACGACCACCAGATGCGCCAGGAGCGTCAGAAAGCGAGAGGGCACGAGCCCCGAGATCCGGCCCATGGTCCCCAGGGGAAGAGGTACTGCCTGGAGCAGAGGCCGTTTGTCTCTGGGGCTGGAAGCTCAAGGAGGGTCACTCCTCAAGGCTCTCAAGCTAGCAGACAAAAATTCGACGTACGCCGCCCTCCCCGCTTACGCTGGCACCGCTCAGTTGCCTTGGTAACCGCAAAAAACGAGGGCTCCGACGGGAACCTCTGAAAGTCTCGCGAGAGCGGCAAATATCGCGCCGCCGCCAGCCCTCTGGGAAACGTTGGTCCGGGTCCACAATACCTGTGCAGATCCCGACCGGATGCAGAGAATCGAGCCGTCGGCCTTCCCGCGTGCAGACGAGTTGTCTGCACAGCCTGAGAGTGTGTTGTGGCGCGGCCCTACATTGCCGAGTCGGCCCACACAGCACTGGCGAACGGAAACTCGGACACTCGCTCCTCCGGGTATCCCCACGCCGGGAGCGGCCTGGGCCCCAGCCCCTGCTACTTTGCCCAGGATGACCCTCCGGACACCACAGTCACCACCACTTCAGCCTTAGGGCGTCAACATGCCCGAGGCCTGGACACTCTCTTTTCTTCCATCCTCCGCATCAGTGTAGCTTCTCCCTGACCTAGGCCGAATTTGGAGAGGTGGATGCCCCTTTATTGTCCCGGAGCCCCTGGTTGTTGGCCGACCGTATACCTGAACTTTTCCTTGATTCTGGTTCCTCGCCCCCGCCCCAGCTCGCTCAGATTGGCGAGGAGTTTGTAGAGTACAGAAAAGAGCCCCTCTCCTGAACTAGGGTGTGGATGAGAGGCGTGTTGCGGGAATGAAGTGGACAAACGGTATCAGAAAAGGGAGTGGAGGAAGAGAATGAAACCCCGCGTCCCTGGGAGGCAAGAGTCGAGGGCGGAAATTCAGACTCTACGATTTCCTTATCTCTTAGAGGTGTGGCCAGCTATAGTCTAAGCATCTCTCACGATTGGGACCTCACGGACCTTCGGACCTTAAAGGTGATTTCCTGCAGAACGGAAAGTTCTCGCCGGAGTTCATGGCTAACAGTTAAGTCACAACTTccaggcccccccacccccacccccttaccAGATCATCTCCCAAGAATAATAATGGATAATCCAAAATAAGAATagaaagagttttatttgagccaaactaaTGAGTAGACTGGAAGCTCCTTTCCCAGATTACTCTGAGAAACTGCCCCAGCGAAGCATCGTTTTCAGTGCAGTTTTGCATTTTGTAAGAACAAAGAACTTTATACAAGTCAGGgttacatttcttcttttttttcttttttaaggaccAGATGATTAATATACAGCAGGTCAGCATGGCCTTGGCACCTGGAAAGCATCTCTTATCATCACATCAAAGGTGTCCCAGGAAGAGGggcatttaatctttatttttaacatgggcATTTTTTACTTCTGGTCAGCGTACCCTTTCCTTtaattaaagcagatgtacaaaGTGTGTTTGATAGACCACAAACAGGCTATTTTAGTTAGGATAAAATTCAAGTTGTGTAATGTttaagccagaatgacttccctATATATCTCAAAATGTGAACACTTCTTTTATTACTACTCTCCATCTCAGTGCCTCTTAGACAGGTCTAAACTACAAGCCCAAGaggcattttttaatttcctcattcattcattcattcaacaaataagtcccaggcactgtgctgggctcATATCCTTGAGGAACAAGGAAGTCTCTACCTTCCTGGGGTCAGAGAGATTGACAACAAACACGTCAACAAATAATAAATCTGCAAGGTAAAAgttgtaataaataaattttaaaggaaatagtaGAACAATATGATCaaggaaattttctttgaaaatagacCATTTGTTCTTAAAACTTCATTTTAGGAAATGTggtcaaaacagaaaaaatgctTTTCTCTCTTGCAGGTCCCCAATGTACTAAATGGATTTCCTTTTTCTAAACCAGTGTGTGAAAAATTTCAGGTGTCAAAGTGATAGTCAAAAGATGTTTCCTCAAGTTCATGCAAGACAAAGGAATATAacaagaatggataaacaacaaggtcctgctgtatagcacggaaaactatattcaatgtcatATGATgtcataatggaaaagatatatatttatatctgaatCACATTGCTTTAcagtagaaatcaacacaacattgtcaaaCAACTACACgtaaataatgttttttaaaatggtgtGACAAATTTGAAATTTAATGTGTGATCCTAATGGGTCCtggatcagaaaaataaaatttattataaaggaCATTAGTGGAAAAATTGGCAAAATCTGAATAAGGTCTCTAGCCAAAATAATAGAGTCAATAGTGTCGGAGTGAAAGAGGTGGAGTGAAGTGGAAGCAATCTACAGAGTCTTAGAAGATAAAGTCTAAACCTGGGAATGTGTGTGGGTGAGAGAAGGAAGACTGTTAGATTTTGGGATCCAGCAGCTTGAAGTTTGGGGCATTCTGCGCGTAACAGCCTTCCTGCCTGGGTACCTATAGCTAGTAAGAACAGGAAGATAAATTCACTTTGTGAACTGGTAAACAGCAGGCATTTaatcgacttccctggtggctcactttGCATGTCTTTGGTTCAGAGAAGCCTGCTTCACACTCACCAAAGAGAGTTTTGGAGCCACCTTGTGGCCACAGGTGGTAGTGCCAGTGACCAAGGGTCCTTCGGCCACTCGACCCAGGGCTGGAACTCACATGTTCCGATATTTGAACTGGccataaaataatttagaaatgcgTTTTTTAAGTCAGAAATATTCAAACATATTGTATGTAAAAGTAAAGTATTTTTCATTCAAAAGGTTATGACCCCTTTTGAAGCCTACCATTCTGTTTCAGCAATTACCAACACATGGCCAACCTTGTTTCAGCTATATTCTGCGTCCCAGTCCcactggattattttgaagcaaatcccagacatcACCAAATAGTTCTGTCCAGGCGGAGGAAATTTTCATCCCACTGTCTTGAGTTCTTTTAGCTGATCTAATAATTAAATTAACATAAGATAGATtgataggaggaaaaaaatccaatttaattCAAACACAGGGAAATCTCACAGAAAAAGGACCACCAAAGAGACCAAAGGAGGCTGTTTATATGTTGTTTTTTGACAAAGAAATATTGTTTGTGAAGAATTAACAAAGGGGTTTGTGCTTGGGGTAGCAAACTAAAGAAGTAGCAAAGTTTGTTATGTAGCTATCTTAGCCTTGAATTCCCTCACTCTGgtgataaaacaaaatttatatttaaagacaGGACAAGAAAAACTGAACATAaaattctctctgtgtgtttgtttggGCCTCGTCCTTCCCTCCCTAATGTGCAAGTGTGCACCTGTGTTACATATTAACCAGATGGGAGTGACTGCTCAACTATACAGatcaattttttcccctttcttctaaTGCTACAGTGTAActtttgtttgctgttgttacttcttaaaacttaaaagaatAGCATTCTTTCTCAACTCTGTAGAGGGTTATGAAGAACCTCAGCTTCATAAGTCCTGACAGGAGGTGTACTGTTTCAGCTGGGAGTCATGGTGACTTGTTGCTCACTTTGTAAATGCTTTCTTGGACTGTTACCTTGGTAAACCTTATGTAAATTATCAGTCTGGCATTTTAATGTAGGATCCTTTGTCTTGAAAATGTACATGACTAGTGCCTTGGGCTTTTAAcaggcagcacaccaggtttgcttgtctctctttttctggtGTTTAATCTGAGCTTCGAGTTCAGGAGTAGGCAGACTGAAGCAACCATTGAACATTTCTCATCAGTTTTTCACACCAGGTGAGCAATTTTAACTAGAAGACTGTGGGTTCAAGTCCTAACCCaagggttcaagtcccaatcagttttggctgggtttgaatcCCGTCTGAGTTGTGCAGTTTCAATGGGGCATTGATTTTAAGCCACAGCATGATGGAATCATGTtagcattttaaaagatgattgtCTTTGACTATTCTGGAGACAGAGACATTAGGGAGGAGTCTACTACAGTCATCCAGCGAGATGGCAGTGGGAATAGGGAATGAGGGCTAACAGAattatgaaggaaatgaaattgaGTGAACTTGGTGACTAGAAATGGGAAGCGAGGAAGGGGGAAGAGTCAAGATGAATCCAAGCCTCAGCTTGGCCTCTAACTGAGAGTGCAGAAGACTGGGAAGGAAATGAGACAAGAGGGAAGGggacagggcacaacctttaCAAGAATGACGCAGCTACTGAGAACTGGATAGGAGAGAAAAATGGTTAGAACCGTTCAggcccaagatggcagaagattcaACTTCCAGTAGACCTTAAACCTTATTACATGCCCATCCTGTATATTAACATGTTGAAGGACACACCCACAGGTACCATGACACTTCTGAGGCAGACCATAAAAAGCCAAAAAGGGGGGCAGTGGCCCAATTTCTGGAAATCCTCACCCCTTCCCTAAGTAGTTAGAATAATCCTCCCAAATGTTACCCTCTGAAATTACTCAGCCCATAAAAAGTTACCACATATTTCCCAGTGCTCTTTCAGAGATGGCCCACACTTTTTATGGatcgtgttcagttcagtcgctcagctgtgtctgactctttgcagcacgccaggccctggagcctactcaaactcatgtctctctcAATAGATCTACTTCTTACCTATCTCTTTGCCTCTCCCTGAATTCCTTCTATGTGGAGACATAAAGAACCTCAGCTTCATAAGTCCTGACAGGAGGTGTACTGTTTCAGCTGGGAGATTGTGGGTTTGAGTCCCGCCTGAGGTGGGAAGTTTTCGAAGGATGACAGGGTCAAGTGAAGGTGTCCAGCAGGCACTAGACTGAATCCAGAGAGGTGGGAGCAGGATTCAGGAGCCCTCAGCACAAAAGTGATGGCTGACTCCAGGGAAGGGTTTACTCCAGGGAAGGTGTGCAGCataaagagagaagacagaactCCTaggaaaaaaggacagaaaaagagtCTGGAGGGAGGGGGACGGTAAGATAGGGGAAAGCCAGCAGACAGCAGTGTCATGACAACCAAGGGGGAAGGCTCTTAAAGGATGTTGCCCAGTCAATTAAGGTCAGGCTTCTCCGCTGGCTTTGACTTGTCTGTAGTCCCTGATAACTTTCTTTGGCGGTATTGGACCCTTGAACTTCTTTCACCCTTCAAGAAGCAAATgagcaaatgtgtgtgtgtatgtgtgtgtgtgtgtgtttgggtgtgtgttggggggggggttCTTTCAGCTTCTGGTATTCCTCTTTATAAGTTTCCAGCCTGGtctcacctggggagctttaacAGGTACAGATATTTATGTCAACGGAAATCAGAACAGGGGTTGCCTCTGTGaaggcggcggggggcgggggggcggggatCGACTCGTAGAGGATAAGAAAGAACCTTGTAGGATGAAGAACATGTCTTCTATCTTGAAAGGGTTGTGGGCTGAATTCTTGAAAACGCATCAAAATAAACACTTAAGATCTGTGCATTTCATTGTAGGTAAGGGATTCCTCAGAATCGTCAAAAGTGACAAAATTAATGATGCCAAGATTCTACCCTGGATCTTTAAACCAGAAACTCCAAATTTGGGGCCTGTGAGTAGCTATCTGGAAGGCTCCGCAGGCGGCTGTTAAGGGCAGCCCGGGAGGGGACGCACGGCTGGAAAAGCTAATCTCTGTCCCAGACGTGCTTCCATCACCTTCGGCCTGGTATTCCCAGTCCTTCCACACGTTTCTGTGCCAGTCCGTCCCCGCTGGGCTGTGAGCTCTGGGTCCCCCAGAGAACCAGCTCAAGGCCGCCTTATGGTCTGCAGGAGGGCGGCGACGAGGTCGGGGCACCGATGAACCCGGAGCCCACAAAGCCGCTGCCCTGCGGGTGGCGGGCCCTGCTGGTCCCACGAGGCCGGAGGGAGACAGCAAGCACCACACCAGGGAATTTTAGAAGTTCCAGAAGGCCCTCAGCACCTCGATCGCCACAGCCGGCCGCCTTACCGTCCAGTCGTCATGGGGAGACCTGTCCACCCCCGTGGCCGGCCGACCTCGTGGCGCAACGGTAGCGCGTCTGACTCCAGATCAGAAGGTTGCGTGTTCAAATCACGTCGGGGTCAGCGTTCGCTTTTCTAGAGCTCGGGTAGCTTTTATTCTTATTTGTAACTCTGTTGAGGTCCCATCCAGCAGATTAGAGAAGAAACACTTCACAGGGG from Bos mutus isolate GX-2022 chromosome 19, NWIPB_WYAK_1.1, whole genome shotgun sequence encodes:
- the TMEM107 gene encoding transmembrane protein 107 isoform X1; the protein is MGRISGLVPSRFLTLLAHLVVVITLFWSRDSNIQACLPLKFTPEEYEKQDIQLVAALSVTLALFAVELAGFFLGVSMFNSTQSLISIGAHCGASVALSFFIFERWECTTYWYIFVFCSALPAVTEITLFISVFGLKKKPF
- the TMEM107 gene encoding transmembrane protein 107 isoform X2, whose amino-acid sequence is MGRISGLVPSRFLTLLAHLVVVITLFWSRDSNIQACLPLKFTPEEYEKQDIQLVAALSVTLALFAVELAGFFLGVSMFNSTQSLIYTRSTQHSRVFLKSSPPTLLKLPWWLRR